Proteins from a genomic interval of Peptococcaceae bacterium:
- a CDS encoding TRAP transporter large permease subunit, translating into MDWQITFVFYIAILFTLLALGQWIAFALGTTGLIGLYLLGGIKEFQAVGILSWNMINSFELTAVPLFIFMGEVLLRTGLSDKFYKGASMWFNRLPGGLLQTNIISCMVFAAVSGSSVATAATIGSVALPELSSRGYNHKLIFGSIGGGGALGILIPPSIPMIVYGSMVSESVAKLFMAGLIPGILAGVIFMVYLGVRCIFNPSLVPPREKPSTLKEKIMNSGGMLYFAILVAVILGGIYWGITTPTEAAAIGASLTILMSLLSKTITWANFKESVHETVKTTSMIMFIIIGAQILSYLIVKSGINRALSEWIVAIHPSVGLFLTIIIIVYLVLGCLIDGLSMIFLTIPILWPMIKAMGINPVWFAVILVILIEIAQITPPVGLNIYVLHGISGRGSISEVIKGIAPFTLLYMLVVLLVIMFPALALWLPSNMPMR; encoded by the coding sequence GTGGATTGGCAAATCACGTTTGTCTTTTACATCGCAATCCTATTTACGCTTCTGGCTTTAGGGCAATGGATAGCATTTGCACTTGGGACAACCGGGCTGATTGGTTTGTATTTGTTAGGGGGAATAAAAGAATTTCAGGCCGTCGGAATTCTTTCCTGGAATATGATAAACAGCTTTGAGTTGACTGCTGTCCCACTGTTTATTTTTATGGGCGAGGTGTTGTTGCGGACGGGGCTTAGCGATAAGTTTTACAAAGGGGCGTCTATGTGGTTTAATCGTTTGCCAGGGGGATTACTTCAAACAAACATAATAAGCTGTATGGTTTTTGCTGCCGTGAGTGGCTCAAGTGTTGCGACCGCAGCTACGATTGGCTCGGTTGCGCTTCCTGAGTTGTCTAGCAGGGGTTACAACCACAAGTTAATTTTTGGTTCAATCGGTGGCGGAGGAGCCTTAGGCATCTTAATTCCCCCTAGTATTCCAATGATAGTATATGGCTCGATGGTGAGTGAGTCAGTAGCGAAACTGTTTATGGCCGGATTGATCCCTGGCATACTTGCAGGAGTGATTTTTATGGTTTACCTTGGGGTTCGCTGCATATTTAACCCATCACTAGTACCACCAAGGGAGAAACCGTCAACGTTGAAAGAAAAGATTATGAATTCAGGTGGTATGCTATACTTTGCTATCCTTGTGGCAGTGATCTTGGGCGGAATATATTGGGGAATAACCACACCTACTGAAGCTGCTGCAATAGGGGCGAGTTTGACAATACTTATGAGTCTACTTTCGAAAACAATTACATGGGCAAATTTCAAAGAGTCTGTACATGAAACAGTTAAGACAACCAGTATGATAATGTTTATCATTATTGGAGCTCAAATATTATCATATCTAATCGTAAAGTCAGGAATCAACAGAGCTTTGTCAGAGTGGATTGTAGCTATACACCCGTCTGTTGGTTTATTCTTAACAATAATTATTATCGTATACCTGGTTTTAGGTTGTTTAATTGACGGGTTGTCAATGATATTCTTAACAATACCTATTCTCTGGCCAATGATAAAAGCTATGGGTATTAATCCGGTATGGTTTGCTGTAATTCTTGTTATACTTATTGAGATTGCACAAATAACTCCTCCTGTTGGCTTGAATATTTATGTTTTACATGGTATATCTGGCAGAGGATCTATCAGTGAAGTAATCAAGGGGATAGCTCCATTTACGTTATTATATATGCTAGTAGTTTTATTAGTAATTATGTTCCCTGCCTTGGCTCTATGGTTGCCTTCAAATATGCCAATGAGATAG
- the dctP gene encoding TRAP transporter substrate-binding protein DctP, producing MKRNMRWIVILVFLFSCLVTGCGSSNNKAAAPRKDNETIYKWDFFVVLPTTQMRSKPLDDFAKSVKEKSGGRLVITPKAAGEVPYKGPEAIRITRDGSVQMADATMAFIAGDLKAAAVPSWPFLCAAPDEFNKAVEAVRPIVNEEMKVNGVEVLFWFPDPPQRFWGKGRPIHSFADLKGKKIRTPSPEASQFIKDIGAIPVSMTSPEVPSAMQKGIIDAMITSAITVNDGKFYEFLDWGYTIPFSGSGGWVIVNSKLFAELPKDLQDIMRTEAKKYQEIAIQSVSANDKIALENIKAQGVTLIDPDASAIKQGYNMSKENWTKYAKEGGPWAEKALQAILEALQK from the coding sequence ATGAAGAGAAATATGAGGTGGATTGTTATCCTGGTTTTCTTGTTCTCATGTCTAGTTACTGGATGCGGCAGTTCTAACAATAAGGCGGCTGCTCCTAGAAAAGACAATGAAACAATATACAAGTGGGATTTTTTTGTAGTGCTTCCAACAACACAAATGCGCAGCAAACCTTTAGATGACTTTGCAAAATCTGTTAAGGAGAAATCGGGTGGTCGTCTTGTAATTACACCTAAAGCGGCAGGAGAGGTTCCTTACAAAGGCCCCGAAGCAATCAGGATTACAAGAGATGGATCGGTTCAGATGGCTGATGCGACAATGGCCTTTATAGCAGGTGATTTGAAGGCGGCGGCAGTGCCAAGTTGGCCATTTCTTTGCGCAGCGCCGGATGAGTTTAACAAGGCTGTAGAAGCAGTTAGGCCTATTGTTAATGAAGAAATGAAAGTAAATGGAGTCGAAGTTCTATTTTGGTTCCCGGATCCTCCACAGCGCTTCTGGGGCAAAGGAAGGCCCATCCATAGCTTTGCAGACTTAAAGGGCAAAAAAATAAGAACTCCATCACCTGAAGCCTCGCAGTTTATAAAAGACATTGGTGCTATTCCCGTCTCTATGACTAGCCCGGAAGTTCCTTCTGCCATGCAAAAAGGGATAATTGATGCAATGATCACAAGTGCAATTACAGTAAATGACGGTAAATTCTACGAATTTTTGGACTGGGGTTACACTATTCCCTTTAGTGGTTCCGGTGGCTGGGTTATCGTTAACTCAAAGTTATTTGCTGAATTGCCAAAGGATTTACAAGACATAATGCGCACGGAAGCTAAAAAATACCAGGAAATAGCAATTCAATCTGTGAGCGCCAACGATAAAATAGCTCTGGAAAATATTAAAGCACAAGGGGTTACGCTCATTGATCCGGATGCATCAGCAATAAAGCAAGGTTATAATATGTCAAAAGAAAACTGGACGAAATATGCCAAAGAAGGCGGACCTTGGGCAGAAAAGGCCCTGCAAGCTATTTTAGAAGCTCTGCAAAAATAG
- a CDS encoding TRAP transporter small permease, with amino-acid sequence MKAWQKIESAINYLSSISFSLAGIIIVFVMILITFEVFARAVLGFSTLIADEVSGYSLVVLSFLGVALTFKKEGFIRIDFVYQRMSQKVKKWVDLFTTILSLLYITIITVEYVRLFLQSYTYKITSTFLTRTPLFIPQMFMWLGASFLLLQVVLLLVAGIKKIMSKEEAELRS; translated from the coding sequence ATGAAAGCCTGGCAGAAAATTGAGAGCGCCATCAATTATTTATCATCGATAAGCTTTTCCTTAGCAGGAATTATTATTGTGTTCGTGATGATTCTCATAACATTTGAAGTCTTTGCTCGTGCAGTGCTTGGGTTTTCAACCTTAATAGCTGACGAAGTCTCGGGTTATTCCTTAGTCGTATTATCCTTTCTTGGGGTTGCATTAACCTTTAAAAAAGAGGGTTTTATACGCATTGATTTTGTATATCAAAGAATGTCACAAAAAGTTAAAAAATGGGTGGATTTATTCACAACGATATTGTCATTACTCTATATAACTATAATAACGGTTGAGTATGTTAGGTTGTTTTTACAGTCATACACATACAAAATAACATCAACGTTTTTAACCAGGACTCCGTTGTTTATACCACAGATGTTTATGTGGTTGGGCGCTAGTTTTCTTTTGCTGCAAGTAGTCTTGTTGCTAGTTGCAGGCATTAAGAAAATTATGTCAAAAGAAGAGGCTGAACTAAGGAGTTGA